In the genome of Candidatus Reidiella endopervernicosa, one region contains:
- a CDS encoding caspase family protein, with product MCLLCLQPRYSTNLHASTRHALLVGVSEYPNLDEKFQLEGPKYDVRLARDFLIESGFDRKQMRVLADGVEGADGLPTSAAIKQALASLANDSQKGDFVYVHFAGHGSQQPITQLISHIMRRMDSMRYSCLET from the coding sequence TTGTGTTTGTTATGTTTGCAGCCGCGATACTCAACAAACCTCCACGCATCGACTCGGCATGCATTGTTGGTGGGTGTTTCAGAATACCCAAATCTTGATGAAAAATTTCAGCTCGAAGGTCCCAAGTACGACGTGCGCCTGGCACGCGACTTCCTTATCGAGTCTGGTTTCGATCGAAAACAGATGCGTGTACTTGCTGATGGTGTAGAGGGTGCAGATGGTCTGCCTACCTCCGCCGCAATCAAACAGGCGCTTGCCTCTCTTGCCAATGATTCACAGAAAGGTGATTTTGTTTACGTGCATTTTGCGGGTCATGGATCACAGCAACCCATTACTCAGTTGATCAGTCACATAATGAGACGGATGGACTCGATGAGATATTCCTGCCTCGAGACGTGA